In Acidovorax sp. GBBC 1281, a single window of DNA contains:
- a CDS encoding IclR family transcriptional regulator, with protein sequence MSNATSGRPKASSAAPQGPGEAASAAPTSSSSATAKETGGVIAVTRALQLLEAFSLGESHLPLAELSRRCGLHKTTVLRLARTLAQSGFMVQREDGDWRLGPAAGWLGARYQAGFDVQNVLEPALRELTQATGESAAFYVREGNVRTCLVRVEGPQALRHHARMGEGLPLDKGSPGRVILAFSGEPGADYEDIRQRGYHWSIGEREHGVATVSAPVFGMHWRLMGSVCISGPESRLPEARLQTLAKTVTAAATRLSYALAGSSAPPSSTGMRATQWHP encoded by the coding sequence ATGAGCAACGCAACAAGCGGCAGGCCAAAGGCCTCCTCCGCAGCGCCGCAGGGGCCTGGCGAGGCCGCATCCGCCGCCCCGACGTCCTCCTCTTCGGCCACCGCGAAAGAAACCGGCGGGGTCATCGCCGTAACGCGCGCCCTCCAGTTGCTGGAGGCGTTCTCCCTGGGCGAATCGCATCTGCCGCTCGCAGAGCTGAGCCGCCGCTGCGGGTTGCACAAGACCACCGTGCTGCGCCTGGCGCGCACGCTGGCGCAGTCCGGCTTCATGGTGCAGCGCGAGGACGGCGACTGGCGCCTCGGGCCGGCGGCGGGCTGGCTGGGGGCGCGCTACCAGGCGGGGTTCGACGTGCAGAACGTGCTGGAGCCAGCCTTGCGCGAACTCACCCAGGCCACGGGCGAAAGCGCGGCGTTCTATGTACGTGAAGGCAATGTGCGCACCTGCCTCGTGCGGGTGGAGGGTCCGCAGGCGCTGCGCCACCATGCCCGCATGGGTGAAGGCCTGCCGCTCGACAAGGGCTCGCCGGGCCGCGTGATCCTGGCGTTCTCGGGCGAGCCCGGCGCGGACTACGAAGACATCCGCCAGCGTGGCTACCACTGGTCCATCGGCGAGCGGGAGCACGGTGTGGCCACCGTCTCTGCGCCCGTGTTCGGCATGCATTGGCGGCTGATGGGCTCGGTGTGCATATCGGGGCCGGAATCACGCCTGCCCGAAGCCCGTCTGCAGACGCTGGCCAAGACGGTCACTGCAGCGGCCACACGGCTGTCCTATGCGCTGGCGGGCAGTTCAGCGCCACCCTCCTCCACAGGGATGCGCGCGACCCAGTGGCATCCGTGA
- a CDS encoding Bug family tripartite tricarboxylate transporter substrate binding protein encodes MPTFSLTRRALGAPLSIALLGITAVAFSAGTAQAQSGYPNKPIRLIVQFPPGGTDMIARTVAQKLTEQHKWNVVVDNRPGAGGNLGVDAVAKSAPDGYTLVMGQTSNLAINPSLYAKLPYDPFKDLVPVALVSSAPIVMAAPANSPYKTFADVVAAAKAKPDGITLGYSGNGTVAHLAGELAENAAGIKLRHVPYKGAAQAMTDLVGGQIDLYMSAVPTLLGQVRNAKLRAVVITSLKRSDQLPQTPTLAESGYKDFEAASWYGVLAPAGTPAPIVQQLNKAINQALAQPDVAEKLRSEGGDVLGGTPEKFGALLKSEVPRWAKIVKDSGASLD; translated from the coding sequence ATGCCAACTTTCTCGCTGACCCGGCGCGCCCTGGGCGCACCTTTGTCCATCGCCCTGCTGGGCATCACGGCAGTGGCCTTTTCCGCCGGCACTGCGCAAGCGCAATCCGGCTACCCGAACAAGCCGATCCGCCTGATCGTGCAGTTCCCGCCCGGCGGCACCGACATGATCGCGCGCACCGTGGCGCAGAAGCTGACCGAGCAGCACAAGTGGAACGTGGTGGTGGACAACCGCCCTGGGGCAGGCGGCAACCTGGGTGTGGATGCCGTGGCCAAGTCGGCGCCCGATGGCTACACGCTGGTGATGGGCCAGACCAGCAACCTGGCCATCAACCCCTCGCTGTATGCCAAGCTGCCCTACGACCCCTTTAAGGATCTGGTCCCGGTGGCGCTGGTGTCGTCGGCCCCCATCGTGATGGCCGCGCCCGCCAACTCGCCTTACAAGACGTTCGCCGATGTGGTCGCCGCCGCCAAGGCCAAGCCGGACGGCATCACGCTGGGTTACTCCGGCAACGGCACTGTCGCCCATCTGGCCGGTGAACTGGCAGAGAACGCCGCCGGCATCAAGTTGCGCCACGTACCTTACAAGGGCGCGGCCCAGGCCATGACCGACCTGGTGGGCGGGCAGATCGACTTGTACATGTCGGCCGTGCCCACGCTGCTGGGGCAGGTGCGCAATGCCAAGCTGCGTGCGGTGGTGATCACGTCGCTCAAGCGATCCGACCAGTTGCCGCAGACGCCCACGCTGGCCGAGTCGGGCTACAAGGATTTCGAGGCCGCTTCCTGGTATGGCGTGCTGGCCCCGGCCGGCACGCCCGCCCCCATCGTGCAGCAGTTGAACAAGGCCATCAATCAGGCGCTGGCGCAGCCCGACGTGGCGGAAAAGCTCCGCTCCGAAGGCGGTGACGTGCTGGGCGGCACCCCCGAAAAGTTCGGCGCGCTGCTGAAGTCCGAAGTGCCCCGCTGGGCAAAGATCGTCAAGGATTCGGGCGCCAGCCTGGATTGA
- a CDS encoding amidohydrolase family protein translates to MHRESFATPVRFSAGSTAPRTVLPKDACDCHVHVYDGRFPAAPGARLLPPDASAQDYRALQHRIGTARTVLVTPSTYGTDNRCMLEGLAALGPQARGVAVIDGHESDAQLQRLHDAGVRGARLNLSLGVSGTVQSLTPLACRIAPLGWHLQLLMEPDLLAAQGEVLRRLPVPLVFDHFGRISPTQAGQHPAHALLQDLLQCGQAWIKLSGGYIVSERHSTEDPALDALAASYLRCAPERVVWGSDWPHATASSGAHPMPDDARQVDRLVDWAGQSGDAATLHRVLVDNPAALYGFTQPSSFA, encoded by the coding sequence ATGCACCGCGAAAGCTTTGCCACGCCTGTGCGTTTCTCGGCCGGTAGCACCGCGCCGCGCACGGTGCTGCCGAAAGACGCCTGCGACTGCCACGTGCATGTCTATGACGGCCGCTTTCCCGCGGCACCGGGCGCCAGGCTGCTGCCGCCGGACGCCTCGGCACAAGACTACCGTGCGCTCCAGCATCGCATCGGCACCGCGCGCACCGTGCTGGTCACGCCCTCGACGTATGGCACCGACAACCGCTGCATGCTCGAAGGCCTGGCGGCGCTGGGCCCGCAGGCGCGCGGCGTGGCCGTGATCGACGGCCACGAGAGCGACGCCCAACTGCAGCGCCTGCATGACGCCGGCGTGCGCGGCGCACGCCTGAACCTGTCGCTCGGTGTGTCTGGCACCGTGCAATCGCTGACGCCGCTGGCCTGCCGCATCGCGCCGCTGGGCTGGCACCTGCAATTGCTGATGGAGCCGGATCTGCTGGCGGCGCAGGGCGAGGTGTTGCGCCGGCTGCCCGTTCCATTGGTTTTCGACCACTTCGGCCGCATTTCGCCGACGCAGGCCGGGCAACACCCCGCACACGCGCTGCTGCAGGACCTGCTGCAGTGCGGACAGGCGTGGATCAAGCTGTCCGGCGGCTACATCGTGAGCGAACGCCACTCGACCGAAGACCCCGCCCTCGATGCGCTGGCCGCGAGTTACCTGCGCTGCGCGCCCGAGCGCGTGGTCTGGGGCAGCGATTGGCCCCACGCCACCGCATCGTCCGGTGCGCACCCCATGCCGGACGACGCGCGACAGGTGGATCGGCTCGTGGACTGGGCCGGCCAGAGCGGCGATGCGGCCACCCTGCATCGCGTGCTGGTGGACAACCCCGCCGCGCTGTACGGCTTCACGCAGCCTTCCTCCTTTGCCTGA
- a CDS encoding Bug family tripartite tricarboxylate transporter substrate binding protein: MTTSIPSSPKTRLARRSLLAAAGAALLGPLLTRTALAQGDWPAGKIITWVVPYPPGGSTDVLGRNVAQRVGAALGTNVIVDNKAGATGTIGAAFVAKAPPDGYTLLGTSIGPQAIAPHLMGRLPYDPIAGFEPVITIGTIPHILVVGANQPFKAVADLVAAAKAQPGKLAFASGGNGTILQMQGELLQQQTGARFIHVPYKGDTPALQDTLAEQVQFMFAPAAAALPHVQAGKLRALAVTSAQRLKSLPTVPTMGEVGMKDFVVEQWQAVFAPARTPSAIVQRLNQEIGKALKDPGVAALADKLGVTLVGGTPQQLGDLQKADSAKWAKVIQDGNIKAE; encoded by the coding sequence ATGACCACGTCGATCCCTTCCTCTCCGAAGACCCGGCTCGCACGCCGCAGCCTGCTGGCCGCCGCAGGCGCCGCGTTGCTCGGCCCGTTGCTCACCCGCACCGCGCTGGCCCAGGGCGACTGGCCCGCCGGCAAGATCATCACCTGGGTGGTTCCGTACCCGCCGGGCGGCAGCACCGATGTGCTCGGCCGCAACGTGGCGCAGCGCGTCGGCGCGGCACTGGGCACGAATGTGATCGTGGACAACAAGGCCGGTGCCACGGGCACCATCGGCGCGGCGTTCGTCGCCAAGGCGCCGCCGGATGGCTACACCCTGCTGGGCACTTCCATCGGTCCCCAGGCCATTGCGCCGCACCTCATGGGGAGACTGCCCTATGACCCGATTGCCGGTTTCGAACCCGTGATCACCATCGGCACCATTCCGCACATCCTCGTGGTCGGCGCCAACCAGCCGTTCAAGGCCGTGGCCGATCTCGTGGCTGCGGCCAAGGCGCAGCCGGGCAAGCTCGCCTTCGCCTCCGGCGGCAACGGCACCATCCTGCAGATGCAGGGGGAGTTGCTGCAGCAGCAGACGGGCGCGCGCTTCATCCACGTGCCGTACAAGGGCGACACCCCGGCGCTGCAGGACACGCTGGCCGAACAGGTGCAATTCATGTTCGCGCCTGCCGCCGCTGCATTGCCGCACGTGCAGGCGGGCAAGCTGCGTGCGCTGGCCGTCACGTCGGCGCAGCGCCTGAAGTCCCTGCCGACCGTGCCCACCATGGGCGAGGTCGGCATGAAGGACTTCGTCGTGGAGCAGTGGCAGGCCGTCTTCGCACCGGCCAGGACGCCTTCCGCCATCGTGCAGCGCCTGAACCAGGAGATCGGCAAGGCGCTGAAGGACCCGGGCGTGGCCGCGCTGGCCGACAAGCTGGGCGTGACGTTGGTCGGCGGCACGCCCCAGCAGCTGGGCGACCTGCAGAAGGCCGACTCCGCCAAGTGGGCCAAGGTCATCCAGGACGGAAACATCAAGGCCGAGTGA
- a CDS encoding RraA family protein codes for MSQLPEVIRDIERVSAEVVAKAATFQAAILADVAGRRGTLHARVAPVHQDMKVAGPAFTVEVRPGDNLMIHAAIALAKPGDVLVIDGKGDQTAALMGTLMLSACKKIGLAGVIVDGAIRDKLELLELGFPVFSAGFNPAGPTKCVPGRINHPISAGGAVVNPGDLVVGDADGVVVIERAKAPAMMALADKKVADEAARIEAIARGDTASKWLPAALRAAGVLKEGESM; via the coding sequence ATGAGCCAACTCCCAGAAGTCATCCGTGACATCGAGCGCGTCAGCGCCGAGGTCGTCGCCAAGGCCGCGACCTTCCAGGCCGCCATCCTGGCCGATGTGGCCGGACGCCGCGGCACCCTGCATGCCCGCGTGGCGCCCGTCCACCAGGACATGAAGGTGGCCGGCCCGGCCTTCACGGTCGAAGTGCGCCCGGGCGACAACCTCATGATCCACGCGGCCATCGCGCTGGCGAAGCCGGGCGACGTACTGGTCATCGACGGCAAAGGCGACCAGACCGCCGCGCTCATGGGCACGCTGATGCTCAGCGCCTGCAAGAAGATCGGCCTGGCCGGCGTGATCGTGGACGGTGCGATCCGCGACAAGCTGGAACTGCTGGAACTCGGTTTCCCGGTGTTCAGCGCCGGCTTCAATCCGGCTGGACCCACCAAGTGTGTGCCGGGCCGCATCAACCATCCCATCTCGGCCGGCGGCGCAGTGGTGAACCCGGGCGACCTGGTGGTGGGCGATGCCGACGGCGTGGTGGTCATCGAGCGTGCCAAGGCGCCCGCCATGATGGCGCTGGCCGACAAGAAGGTGGCCGATGAGGCCGCGCGCATCGAGGCGATCGCCCGTGGCGATACGGCCTCCAAATGGCTGCCCGCCGCGCTGCGCGCCGCCGGCGTGCTGAAGGAAGGGGAATCGATGTGA
- a CDS encoding NAD(P)-dependent oxidoreductase, protein MSAILVTGADLAQQALDLLQDFEIVYAGKTPTEDDLVALCRQHDPVAIIVRYGKVGAAVMDAAPSLKVISKHGSGTDTIDKVAAKARGVEVVAAAGANAAAVAEQALALLLACAKSVVQLDARMHAGHWDKATHKSLELGGRTVGLVGLGAIGLRFARMADALGMRVIGFDPFAKDLPACVQSVDLETIWRESDAISLHCPLTDENRGMLNAATLAQCKRGVIVVNTARGGLIDEAALLAAVRSGQVMAAGLDSFSVEPMAANHPFQGEPRFILSPHIGGVTGDAYVNMGVGAAKNLLEVLARAPAAVAAAS, encoded by the coding sequence GTGAGCGCCATCCTCGTGACCGGCGCCGACCTGGCGCAGCAGGCACTCGATCTGCTTCAGGATTTCGAGATCGTCTATGCCGGCAAGACACCCACCGAAGACGACCTGGTGGCGCTGTGTCGGCAGCATGACCCGGTGGCCATCATCGTGCGCTACGGCAAGGTGGGCGCCGCCGTGATGGATGCGGCGCCATCGCTCAAGGTGATCTCCAAGCACGGCAGCGGCACCGACACCATCGACAAGGTGGCCGCCAAGGCCCGTGGCGTAGAGGTCGTGGCCGCTGCGGGTGCCAACGCCGCGGCGGTGGCCGAGCAGGCGCTGGCCCTGTTGCTGGCCTGTGCCAAGTCGGTGGTGCAACTCGATGCCCGCATGCACGCCGGCCACTGGGACAAGGCCACGCACAAGAGCCTGGAGCTGGGTGGGCGCACGGTGGGCCTCGTGGGCCTGGGCGCCATTGGTCTGCGCTTCGCCAGGATGGCCGATGCGCTGGGGATGCGCGTGATCGGGTTCGATCCCTTCGCCAAGGACCTGCCGGCCTGTGTGCAGAGCGTGGACCTGGAGACGATCTGGCGCGAGTCCGACGCGATTTCACTGCACTGCCCGCTGACCGACGAGAACCGGGGCATGCTGAATGCGGCCACGCTGGCACAGTGCAAGCGCGGCGTGATCGTGGTGAACACCGCGCGCGGCGGACTCATCGATGAAGCCGCCCTGCTGGCTGCCGTGCGATCGGGCCAAGTGATGGCAGCGGGCCTGGACAGCTTCTCCGTGGAGCCGATGGCGGCCAACCATCCGTTCCAGGGCGAGCCACGCTTCATCCTGAGCCCGCACATCGGCGGCGTGACGGGCGATGCCTACGTGAACATGGGCGTGGGGGCTGCCAAGAACCTGCTGGAGGTGTTGGCCCGCGCCCCGGCTGCCGTTGCTGCAGCCTCGTAA
- a CDS encoding Bug family tripartite tricarboxylate transporter substrate binding protein produces the protein MVSATCFAQAGGYPSKPVKLVVGFAAGGPTDVVARAFADHASRALGQPFIIDNKPGANTILAAQAVASAPADGYTLLFGATNHTMIPGLYSNRVKFDAVRSFRPLCTVATSPTVLVVGPGLPMKSLADYMAKARKEPGRITAGTAGIGSSGHFATEMFARANGLQLNHVPYKGAAPVVTDLMGGQLDSSFATLGSVLPQIRSGKLTALAVASPQRSGLLPDIATFAESGGGNYSADAWYGVLAPAGIPEPVAQALERVAADFAKSEAAAEKLRGLGLDAESTCGAAFVARVGREVATYAQIALDLNLKAD, from the coding sequence ATGGTGTCCGCCACCTGTTTCGCGCAGGCCGGTGGCTATCCTTCCAAGCCCGTGAAGCTGGTGGTGGGATTTGCGGCAGGCGGCCCCACCGACGTGGTGGCCAGGGCGTTTGCTGACCATGCCAGCCGCGCGCTGGGCCAGCCATTCATCATCGACAACAAGCCGGGCGCCAACACCATCCTGGCTGCACAGGCGGTGGCCAGCGCGCCGGCCGATGGCTACACGCTGCTGTTCGGTGCGACCAACCACACGATGATTCCCGGGCTGTACAGCAACCGGGTGAAGTTCGATGCGGTGCGCTCCTTCCGTCCGCTGTGCACGGTGGCGACCAGCCCGACGGTGCTGGTGGTCGGGCCGGGCCTGCCGATGAAGTCGTTGGCCGATTACATGGCCAAGGCCCGCAAGGAGCCCGGGCGCATCACTGCCGGAACGGCTGGCATCGGCAGCTCGGGTCACTTCGCGACCGAGATGTTCGCCCGCGCCAACGGCCTGCAGCTCAACCATGTGCCTTACAAAGGCGCCGCACCGGTGGTCACGGACCTGATGGGCGGCCAGCTCGACAGCTCTTTCGCTACGCTGGGCTCGGTCCTGCCGCAGATCCGCAGCGGCAAGCTGACGGCGCTGGCGGTAGCGTCGCCACAGCGTTCCGGTCTGCTGCCCGACATCGCCACCTTCGCGGAATCGGGGGGCGGCAACTACTCGGCCGACGCGTGGTACGGCGTGCTGGCGCCCGCCGGCATTCCCGAGCCGGTCGCGCAGGCGCTGGAACGCGTGGCCGCCGACTTCGCCAAGAGCGAGGCCGCTGCCGAAAAACTGCGTGGCCTGGGATTGGACGCCGAGTCCACCTGTGGCGCTGCCTTCGTGGCGCGGGTCGGGCGTGAAGTGGCCACCTATGCGCAGATTGCCCTCGACCTGAATCTCAAGGCCGACTGA
- a CDS encoding Bug family tripartite tricarboxylate transporter substrate binding protein encodes MRAFFISPLIAACALAATVAQAAFPDRPITIVVPYAPGGAADAVARVLATRMGARLGASVIVDNKAGASGTIGASYVAKATADGYTMLYDATPYSINPHLFPKMPYASTALQPLSLVLLAPNALILKADSPFKNVNDLIAKAKAEPGKLNFASGGSGTVQRLAAELFRQKLQLDMVHVPYKSGGPAIADVMGGQVDFMFGTIAASYPLVSGGKLRALAVSAPERSKRLPDVPTVAETVIPGYEAYEWNGVFLPAGTPEPVAAKLQQALVEVLKEDEVKQRLADLGAQAIGSTPTEFVTFLKKEDAKWGEVVRKGDIKLD; translated from the coding sequence ATGCGTGCTTTTTTCATCTCCCCCCTGATCGCCGCCTGCGCCCTTGCCGCCACCGTGGCACAGGCCGCTTTCCCGGACCGCCCGATCACGATCGTCGTGCCCTACGCCCCGGGTGGTGCTGCCGATGCCGTGGCCCGTGTGCTGGCCACGCGCATGGGCGCCCGGTTGGGTGCCAGCGTGATCGTGGACAACAAGGCCGGCGCCAGCGGCACGATCGGCGCGAGCTATGTGGCCAAGGCCACTGCCGACGGCTACACCATGCTGTACGACGCCACGCCGTATTCCATCAATCCGCACCTGTTTCCCAAGATGCCTTATGCCAGCACGGCGTTGCAGCCGCTGTCCCTGGTGCTGCTGGCTCCGAACGCGCTGATCCTGAAGGCCGACTCGCCCTTCAAAAACGTGAACGACCTGATCGCCAAGGCGAAAGCCGAGCCTGGCAAGCTGAACTTCGCGTCGGGCGGCAGCGGCACCGTGCAACGGCTGGCGGCGGAGCTGTTCCGCCAGAAGCTGCAACTGGACATGGTGCATGTGCCCTACAAGAGTGGTGGCCCCGCCATCGCCGATGTGATGGGCGGGCAGGTGGACTTCATGTTCGGCACCATCGCGGCCTCGTACCCGCTGGTGTCGGGCGGCAAACTGCGTGCACTGGCGGTATCGGCCCCCGAGCGGTCCAAGCGCCTGCCCGATGTGCCCACGGTGGCCGAGACCGTCATTCCCGGCTATGAGGCCTATGAATGGAACGGCGTGTTCCTGCCCGCGGGCACACCCGAGCCGGTGGCCGCCAAGCTGCAGCAGGCACTGGTCGAGGTGCTGAAGGAAGACGAGGTGAAGCAGCGCCTCGCGGACCTGGGCGCCCAGGCGATCGGTTCCACGCCCACGGAGTTCGTCACCTTCCTCAAGAAGGAAGACGCCAAGTGGGGCGAGGTGGTGCGCAAGGGCGACATCAAACTGGACTGA
- a CDS encoding amidohydrolase family protein, with product MRLPAIPAPVPHSVGVSRPSRLLPAMACDSHMHIFDPRFAPSVHWKRLPPDAPVAAYRRLQQRLGTARSVVVTPSTYGTDNACTLDALEQLGDTARGVAVVGAGVSNAELGHLAARRVCGLRVNFVSPQSWGATTPEMLTTLASRVARHPHCGGWHIQVFADAEQIVALRPVLQTLPVPLVIDHLGRIDPAEGPSAQAYGVLRQLLDGGNTWVKLSGAYMRSTARGPTYADTLPLGRALVQAAPERLVWGSDWPHTTEPPGTVNDADLVDLLQAWTGSHPVAMDRILVDNPAQLYGFEAV from the coding sequence ATGCGCCTGCCTGCGATTCCTGCACCGGTGCCGCATTCCGTGGGGGTGAGCCGCCCGTCGCGCTTGCTGCCCGCGATGGCATGCGACAGCCACATGCACATTTTCGATCCGCGCTTTGCACCGTCGGTGCACTGGAAGCGCTTGCCGCCCGATGCGCCGGTGGCCGCCTACCGGCGGCTGCAGCAGCGCCTGGGCACGGCGCGTTCGGTGGTGGTGACGCCTTCCACCTATGGCACGGACAACGCCTGTACGCTGGATGCCCTGGAGCAGCTCGGCGACACCGCGCGGGGCGTGGCGGTGGTGGGCGCAGGCGTGAGCAATGCCGAACTGGGACACCTGGCCGCGCGCCGCGTGTGCGGCCTGCGGGTGAACTTCGTATCGCCGCAGTCCTGGGGTGCGACCACGCCCGAAATGCTCACCACGCTGGCAAGCCGGGTCGCGCGCCATCCGCACTGTGGTGGCTGGCACATCCAGGTCTTCGCGGATGCGGAGCAGATCGTCGCGCTGCGGCCGGTGCTGCAGACGTTGCCCGTGCCGTTGGTGATCGACCATCTGGGCCGCATCGACCCGGCCGAAGGCCCGTCCGCCCAGGCCTACGGCGTGCTGCGCCAGCTGCTCGACGGGGGCAACACCTGGGTCAAGCTTTCCGGTGCCTACATGCGTTCCACGGCGCGAGGCCCGACCTATGCCGACACGCTGCCTCTGGGCCGCGCGCTGGTGCAGGCCGCGCCCGAGCGGCTGGTGTGGGGCAGCGACTGGCCCCACACCACCGAGCCGCCCGGCACGGTGAACGATGCCGATCTGGTGGATCTGCTGCAAGCCTGGACAGGGTCCCATCCCGTGGCAATGGACCGCATCCTGGTGGACAACCCTGCGCAGCTGTACGGGTTCGAAGCCGTCTGA
- a CDS encoding SMP-30/gluconolactonase/LRE family protein: protein MFLLQAPQVRELEPFTSLPDAFRRPARGAWADANRGGTITDSFLEGPVFDTAGHLYVTDIPWGRIFRIDPQGGWSLVAEYDGEPNGMKFLDAGTLLITDYKNGLVRLDVASGTVTPYLERRNSERFKGVNDLVFDAEGNLYFTDQGQSGLHDPSGRLYRLRPNGQLDLLLNNVPSPNGVALSPDGRVLYLAVTRGNCVWRVPLLPDGSVAKVSQFFTSYGPSGPDGLAVDAQGRLLVANPGLGWVWVLNGRAEPVQVLRGVAGSSTTNMAFGGADLAKLYVTDSTHGRILCTSMDAPGLPLHAGAALGG, encoded by the coding sequence ATGTTCTTGCTACAGGCCCCACAGGTCCGTGAACTGGAGCCGTTCACCTCGTTGCCCGATGCGTTCCGGCGCCCGGCGCGCGGCGCATGGGCCGATGCCAACCGCGGCGGCACCATCACCGATTCATTCCTCGAAGGCCCGGTGTTCGATACCGCCGGCCACCTGTACGTGACCGACATTCCATGGGGGCGCATCTTCCGCATCGACCCGCAGGGCGGTTGGAGCCTTGTCGCGGAGTACGACGGCGAGCCCAATGGCATGAAGTTCCTGGACGCCGGCACGTTGCTCATCACCGATTACAAGAACGGTCTGGTGCGACTGGATGTGGCGAGCGGCACCGTCACGCCTTACCTGGAGCGCCGCAACAGCGAGCGCTTCAAGGGCGTGAACGATCTGGTGTTCGATGCCGAAGGCAACCTCTACTTCACCGACCAAGGCCAGAGTGGCCTGCACGACCCGTCGGGCCGCCTGTACCGCCTGCGTCCGAACGGCCAGCTCGATCTGCTGCTGAACAACGTACCCAGTCCCAACGGCGTGGCGTTGTCGCCGGATGGCCGTGTGCTGTACCTGGCCGTGACACGTGGCAATTGCGTCTGGCGCGTCCCGCTGTTGCCCGACGGGAGCGTGGCCAAGGTGAGCCAGTTCTTCACCTCCTATGGGCCGAGCGGCCCGGACGGACTGGCGGTGGATGCGCAAGGCCGTTTGCTGGTGGCCAATCCCGGCCTTGGCTGGGTCTGGGTGCTCAACGGCCGGGCCGAGCCGGTGCAGGTGCTGCGCGGTGTGGCGGGAAGCTCCACCACCAACATGGCGTTCGGCGGAGCCGACCTGGCCAAGCTCTATGTGACCGACTCCACCCACGGGCGCATCCTGTGTACCAGCATGGACGCACCGGGGCTGCCACTGCACGCCGGCGCAGCGCTCGGCGGCTGA